DNA sequence from the Terriglobales bacterium genome:
TTATTCACCTTGTCGGCAACAATTTGGTCCAGCGCCTGCACTTCGCTGAATAATCCGCCAGTTTCACCCAGGCTCTCCGACTGGGCAAACGGTCCAACATCGGCGTTGCTCAACTCACTTTTCGCCTGTTTGACGGATCTCGCCAGCACCTCCATGTTTGTCGAGAATCCGTGGATCTGCCGCAATCCATTTCTCGAGAGCACCATCAGAGAAGTGGGCTCTGTGTTGCTCACATGATCTTTGAGGTACCGAATCACCGCATTGCGCGCACGCAATTGCTCAAGCCTCGGCGTGTTCAGCACGTCGAGAACGATGATTGTCACTCGTCTGGCGCTCTTCTGGTCCAGAACATAATTCCCGAATTCACGGTCATTGCGGAGCGCATTAGTAGTCGAGACTTCGGGCTTCACCTCTTCGAAGACTTTCAACGAGCGGCTCTTGTTGTTGTCCAGCAGTTCGAACTGGTTTGCCGTCAAACCCGGAACATGTCCTCCGTTGCCATCATGTACAACCACCGGGACCAGCACTAGTTCCGTGCGGCTGGAGAAGGTCGCCACCGGCTCCTGCGCGGACAGAATCGGCAGGGCGTTGAAGGCCAACCAAAGGCTCAACACAAGAAGGACTCGAACAAGCCTCATGCGCCCTCCATTCCAATGAAACCGCCGGTCAGGCAATTGGGCGCACACATTGTGCCACGATTAGCCGGGCCCCGATCACGCCTTGGTTACTCTTCCGCAATCCCAAAACGAAACTCGGCCCCAGTCTCCCCGTCAGGCAATAACCCCGCCCAAAAGAAAAAGCCCCGGTTATGTTGCCGGGGCCATTCGAATTCCATCCTTGAGCTAGACGCTCATCACTTCCTTCTCTTTCGTCTTGCTCATCTCTTCCATTCTCTTGATCTCGTCATCCGTGAGCTTCTGCAACTCATCGAGCGCACGACGCTCTTCGTCTTCGGTGATCTTCTTGTCCTTCATTGCCTTCTTGATCAGGTCGTTACCGTCGCGGCGGACATTGCGGATCGCCGTCCGGTGCTCTTCGAGCACTTTGTGCAGGTGCTTCACCATGTCCTTGCGGCGCTCTTCCGTCAGCGCCGGAACAGGAACGCGGATCAACTTGCCGTCGTTCATCGGGTTCAGGCCCAGATCGCCGGCCCGGATCGCCTTCTCGATCGCCGAGAGCTGCGAAACATCCCAGGGCTGGACGGTGATCATCTGCGGCTCCGGAGCGCTCACGTTCGCCAACTGGTTGAGCGGCGTCATGGTGCCGTAATAGTCCACCTGGACTCCGTCGAGCATATGGACCGATGCCCGTCCGGTGCGCACCGACGCCATCTCTTTGCGGAAGTCCTCCACCGCCTTTTCCATCCGCGTCTTCACTTGTCCGAATGTATCTTTGAGAGCGGGGACGGCCGCCATCGTTTGTGCCATGCTGGTCTCCCGTATAAAGCAGTATTGAAACGTTGAATTATAAACCTTGGTTTGGATTCCCGCCGGAACGCCTAAACCCCTGCAGCATCAGCGAGTTCCTTCAGGCTGGTCACGGTCAGATCGGGCGTTTCCTGCGCCGGGCGCGTCGCACCTCCGCCCGCCTTGCCGGCCCTCCGGTTCACCCAGACGGTCGAAAAGCCCAGAGCCTTCGCCGGAACGATGTCGTGATAAATGCTCTGCGCGCAGTGGAGCACCTTCTCCTTCGGCAAGCCGATACGCTCCAACGCCCGCTCGAAGTTGTTATGCGACGGCTTATAGCTCCGCACCTGTTCTGCGGTGATGACGAAATCGAACGGCACCTGCAGTGTCTTCGCGGTCTCGGCAAAAAGGTCGTCATCGGTGTTCGAGACAATCGCCAACTTGTATCGCGACTTCAGCCGCTTTAGCGCCTCCACGGTGTCTGGAAACGACGGCCAGCTTTTCATCGAGTTCGGCAGAGTGTCGATCTCACCTTCGTACAGCGGAAACGAAAGCCGCGCACCCAACTTCTGCGCCACTCTTTGCAGCACGTGACGATACGTCATGTAGTCGCCTGCCTGAATTTGCGACTCCATGGTGCCGTAGAGTTCCAACAGCTTCTCGTCGCCCATCTCTCGATGATGATTCGCCAGCAGAGGCTTCAGTGCCGCCAGGATGCCGCTCTCCCAATCGATGAGTGTCCCGTAGCAGTCGAAGGTGAGGCATGCGAATTTTGAGAAGTCGAGCATCGTCAAACCTCTTCTATCAGCCGCGCCAGCAACGCCGTTCTGGGAACGATCTGCTCCACCAGCACCGATTCGTTTACTGCATGCGCGCCTTCGCCCGGAGCGCCCAGTCCGTCGAGCGTCGGTATCTCCAGCGCCGCGGTGAAGTTTCCGTCCGACCCGCCACCGACAGCGGCCTCATCCAAACTTAGGCCCAGTTCCGCCCCGGCTTTCTTCGCAATCCCAAACAGCCGCGCAACTGCCTCCGTGCGCTCCAACGGCGGACGATTCAGCCCACCTTCCACCATGATCTTGCAGCGCCGGTCCACGGCGATCAATCCACGGATCTTCTTCTCGATCTCAGACGCCTGCGCGAGTTTCGTGATCCGCACATCGATGTTCGCCGACGCCTCTGCGGCAATCACATTATTCCGCGTGCCTCCGCGAATCACACCCGGATTCACCGTGATCCCTTGCTCCACATCGGGGAACTCCGCCACTTTCAGCAATTGTCGAGACAGCTCCAGAATGGCGCTCGCGCCTTTCTCGAAATCGAGTCCCGCATGCGAAGCGACGCCGATTACGGTGACGATGAACGCCCCCACGCCCTTGCGGGCGGTCTTCAGCGCGCCATGCAATCCGAACGACGGCTCCAGCACCAGCACTGCCGCGCAGTCTTTCGCCACGCGCTCGGTGATCCGGCGCGACGACCCGCTCCCCACCTCTTCATCCGTTACCAGCAACACCGTGACGGGGCGCGGCAAGTGCCCTCGCACAGCTCGCAGCGCCTCCACGGCAAAGAGCATCTGCGCGATTCCGGTCTTCATGTCGAGCACGCCCGGACCCCACAGCCGTCCCTTTTCTTCGCGCCAAGGCATGGTCTTCAGCGTCCCGACATCCCAAACCGTGTCGAAGTGCCCGAGCAGCAGAACTCTTTCGCCTTCGCCCGGGAAGTCGGCCTGCAGGTGGTCGCCGTATTTCACTGCCGGATGCATGGTGACCGTTGCTCCGGCGGCGCGAAACCTTTCCGCCAGCCATGCACCCAGTGCGTCCACCGCCTGTTTGTCGGAACTCGGCGATTCGCGCTTCACCATTTCTCGAATCGTGCCGACAATCTCGCGCTCCCGCTGTTGGAGCCATGCTACAAGCGGCGAAGCTGCAATGCGTGCATCTTCTGAAGGTTGGGAACTCATGCGAATTCGTTATAATGCGCGTTTACACATGTTGCTGTAAACCCACAAGCATTACGCCCGATTGAATGAGACTTTATGAGTGATTCCGTACAGAGCGTGCCAGAGAGCACCGCGGCCAGCCAGAACGTGTTGGACATCAACCAGATTCAGCAGATCCTCCCGCATCGCTATCCGTTTCTGTTGATCGACCGCGTCGTTGAAATCCAGCCCAAGCAGCGCATTGTCGCTATTAAGAATGTCACCATCAATGAACCGTTCTTCCAGGGACACTTTCCGGGATTCCCCATCATGCCCGGCGTCCTGATGGTCGAGGCCATGGCGCAGGCCGGCGGCGCCCTGCTGCTTACGGAAGTCCCCGACCGTGACAACATGCTGATGGTCTTCGCCGGAATCGAGAAAGCTCGCTTCCGGAAACCTGTCACGCCCGGCGACCAGTTGCGGATCGTCGTTGAGGTCCTTGCCTGGCGCACGATCGCCGTCCGCATGGAAGGCAAAGTCTACGTTGGTGACAAGCTCGCGGCGGAAGCTGTCATCACCTGCCGGCTCGTCCCTCGCGGCAAAGCTGAAACTGGTGGCGAGGCGCAGGAATAACATGTCCACTCACCCGACTGCGACCGTTGATCCATCCGCGAAGGTTCCGGCTTCCTGCAAGATCGGCCCTTACTGCACGATTGGCCCCAACGTTGAACTCGGCGACAACTGCGAACTCGTGTCGCATGTATCCATCCACGGGCCAACGAAGATCGGCAGCAACAACCGCTTCTTCCCGTTCTGTGCGATCGGCGGCGAGCCGCAGGACATCAGCTACAAAGGCGAGCCCACCCGTCTTGAGATCGGCGACAGCAACGTCATCCGCGAATTCGTCACCATAAATCGCGGGACGATGAAGGGCGGAGCTCTCACCCGGATCGGCAGCTACACGCTGATCATGGCCTACTCGCATATCGGACACGACTGCATCATCGGCGACCACGCGATGCTGGTGAATGCCGCTACGCTTGCTGGTCATGTTGAAGTCGGAGACTGGGCCGTGGTTGGAGCCTTGAACGCCGTCCATCAGTTCGTTCGTATCGGAGCCCATGCCTACATTGGCGGAGGCACAATCGTCACCCAGGACGTGCTCCCGTTCTCGCTCACCAGTTCGAAGCGCGACGTGCAGGCATTCGGCATCAACAAAATCGGATTGCAGCGCCGCGGATTCAGCGAGGAGCGCATCAGCAAACTTCAGCAGGCTTATCGCACGCTGCTGAAGTCGCGCCTGAACACATCGCAGGCCGTCGAGAAGATCAAGTCGGAAGAGCTTTCGGAAGACGTTCAGTACCTGGTGGACTTCGTCTCCAAAAGCGAGCGCGGCATCATTAAGTAGCTACTTCGTTTTGCGCAGTTCATCGGACAGCAGGATCGCCTTGCTGATCTCCGCCATTGTCTTTCGTCGCTGGCGAGCCTGCTTCTGGATCATCGAATACGCTTCGTCTTCGGCAATTCCCAGATCTCGCTGCAATATTCCTTTGGCGCGATCGAGCACCTTGCGCGTCTCCAGCTTCGTGGTCAGGCTTAATACCTCTTCTTCCAGTCGCGCCACCTCAATCGCCGCTCCTACCAGGTGGCCTACGGTCGAAATAATCTTCACCTCACGCGCCTGAAAATCGTAGCGGTCCCGATGCTGCACGTTGACGACGCCCACCACGCGCCCGCGGGAAAGAATCGGCATGGATAGAAACGCTTCGAATCGGTCTTCCGGCAATTCGTTCACGAAGTAATATCGCGGATCGGCAAACGCCCGTTCGCTCAGCACCACGGCTTCGGCGCGTTCCGCCACCCAACCGGTGATTCCTTCGCCAATACGCAGCTTGAACGTATTCACCACCGCCGGATGCGCGTTTTTCGATGCCCGCAGAACCAGCGACTCGCCTTCCTTCACGTACACGAAGCAGGAATCACACTGCACCAGTTCGGAGATGAATTCGACAATTTGATCGAGGACTTCATGGATCGGATCGGCGGCTGCGATCCTTGTGCTTACCGCATGCAGGAAATTCAGTTCCGGTCCGGAATCGAGAATGTTGTTATTTGCGCTCATAAGCTCATTGAAAAAGAGGGCGGAGGGTTACTCCGCCCGAGGCTGCATTTAGTCACCCTTGGTCTGCGTTACCGCAGATGCACTGGCAACTTGGTGGTTTTTCACCTTCGGAAAGTACAGTGTTGTTTCCGAACCTGAAAAGCAGACGGAATCCAGGCTCCATCCGGTGTTTGACGAGGAGACCGTGACCTTCGAGTGTTCGCAGCTTTCGTATCCGCGAGTGGTCGGAACCACCATCACCGTTCGGCTTCCGTCCAGATTCGTAATCGCGGTTACGTTCGAGACGCTCGACAGAACTCTCAGACGGTATTCGCCCGAAGTCAAAAGCGAGTTGCCGAAGTAGGTGTCGCGGTTCAGCTTGAATGTCACCGATTTCTCTTCTGCCACGGCAAGGCCGCTGGCAATCATCAACAGCAGTGCTAACGTCAGTTTCTTCGCGAGTGTCATCCTGTCCTCCAATCAGACATGTTGTGATCGTCGGAACAGATTCGAACCGGCGATCTTGCCCTTCGCTCTCCTTCCGGGGAACTCGAGTCATTCGTCATTGAATGACTGGTGAGTCCGGCAGGAGTGGAAGTCTCAAAGGCGCTCCGAATCGGGTGCGCCAACAGCAGATCGTCATGGACTGAATAGCGAGTGTGCGGCAGGGAACACTTGCTGCATTCAAGCTAGGCAATTTTGGAGTTCAGGGGAAATAGGAAATCAGAATGCTGGTAATCCGAATTATGTATGTTCCTGCAGGAAGTTGCTGCATCGACGCGGAAAAGCCAGCAAAAACGCGGTTTCTCGATTGCGGAGAAACTAGCTCGCGAGGATTGCTACGCCGTGGGTGTTGGCACTTTCGATTACTTTTTCACCATCTATTAACAAACAGCGACCCGCATCCAGTGCCAGACATGTCGCTCCGGCAGCATGCATCATCTCGATCGTCTTAACGCCGACGACAGGAACGTCGAACCGCATATCCTGGTTCGGCTTCGCCACCTTTACCACCACAAGGTCGCGCGCCAGAGTTGAAGGATCGCCTTCATGCTTAAGCGACGCCATTAACTTGCCCGATCGTTCGATGCATTCGTCAGTGCCTTCCATGGCCTCGACTGCAACGCATGCCGCTCCGGCAACGACCACCGTTTGTCCGAGATCGAACTGCGCCACGTGCCGTGCAACATCTCGGCCGTACTCGATGTCCTTGAGTTCCTGCTCATTGGGCGAACGCTTCGTCAGTACACCCGTTTTTGCGAGGAGAGGTTCCAGCAGCGCCGTCGAACTCATCAGCGTGATCCCTTCATCGGCCAGCACCTTTGCCACGGCGCCGATCAGCGAATCCGTGTTTCGCGTTCCGAGCGAGAGCAGCAGCTTCGCCAGTCGCCAGTCCGGACGAATACTTGAGAAGATCTGCTTGTGCTTGACCTGGCCGGCCATCACGGCTTGCGAAACGCCTTCCCGCTTGAACGTATCGATGAGCTTCGAGAGTTCGCCCAGCGACATCCAATGCACCGCCGCAGCGCCTTCGCGTTCAATCTCCGGAAACGTCTCTTCCTTAATGGCCGCCACCACCACTTCCATCCCTCGTGCTTTCGCTGCGTTCAGCACGAGAAAAGGAAAGCGTCCATTGCCGGCGATGAGTCCGAGACGTTGTGCCATGCGCGAATAGTGTAAACGACCGGGTTGTGTCAGGCGCGCAGGGTTTTCGCGCGTTGCCGCGACGGTGAGACCCCGAAGTGCTGCTTCCACACGCGCCGCAGGTGGCGGTCGCTGTCGAACCCGCAGCGCTCCGCAATGGCTTCGAGATTCAAACGCGGGTCGTTCATCATCGTTCGCGCCAGTTCCAGTCGCACCTTGGTTCGAAACTCCGCGATGGAAAGTCCGGTAGCTTCGCGGAATACGCGCGTCAGGTTACGAGAACTCATTCGCGCCATGCGTGCAAGTTGAACCAGGGAAGCCTTCTTCGCGGCATTCGCTGAGATCCAGTCCTGCACATCATGGACCCCGGAGTTCAGGTGCGTGCGGTAATCAAGGAATACGCTCTCCTGCTTCTGATGTCCGTCGCGGCGCATGTAGACGACCATCTCGCGCGCCACCCGCGAAGTCACCAGCGGGCCATAGTGCTGTTCAATAAGCGCCAAGGTCATGTCGATGCCGGAGGCGATCCCTGCGCTCGACGTAATGTTGCCACTCGTAACGAACAGGCGGTCTGAGAGCACGTGCGCTTGCGGATATCGTTCCTGCAACTCGCGAACCCGTTTCCAGTGGGTGGTGCATTCGCGACCGTCGAGCAGCCCGGCCTGTCCCAGCACGAAAGTGCCCGTGCAGACCGAGCAGACTTGCGCGCCGGCGTCGAACGCCGTGCGAATCCAGCGGGTGAGCGAGGAAGGAGCTTTTGTGTCGCGCAGCACGTAACCGGGCACCAGGACGTAATCGTCGGGTCTTGGCTCAGGCAGTGGGAGTAGTCCGCTCATCGCCAAGCCCTGTGCGGTCGGCACCGATTCACTGGTCCCGCACGACAGAATCTCGTAAGACGCGCCACAGGCATTCGCTTCATGGAATGCCTGCAGCGGGCCCGCGATGTCGAGGATCTCGCATCCGGGAAAGAGCGCGAAGATTATCCGGCGTGGGCGAACCGTTGAACTCCCTTCAGTTCCTTCTCCAGTTGTGCGACCGTCTTGATGGTAGCGAAGCGGCCACGCAGCGCGTATTCGGTGCGCTCCACGACTTCATCCGTACCGAGTTCTTCCGCCGGGTTGTCGAGGTTGGCAATCGGGAAAGTCAACGTCGCTTCGGTCACGAAATCCACCGCATAGCCCAGATCGCCCGCCACGCGTGCCGTCGTCTCGCAGCACTGCTCTGTCTGGATGCCGATGATCGCCAGCCGTCGCACACCTAGCTTCAGCAACAGCGAACTCAGGTCGGTGCTCGTGAAGGCATTACGCGTGCCCTTCTCGATAATCGGCTCCTCGGGACGATTCTTGATGAAGTCCATCAGTTTCTTGTTAGGGTTGTCGCGCTCAAAACCCGG
Encoded proteins:
- the lpxA gene encoding acyl-ACP--UDP-N-acetylglucosamine O-acyltransferase — protein: MSTHPTATVDPSAKVPASCKIGPYCTIGPNVELGDNCELVSHVSIHGPTKIGSNNRFFPFCAIGGEPQDISYKGEPTRLEIGDSNVIREFVTINRGTMKGGALTRIGSYTLIMAYSHIGHDCIIGDHAMLVNAATLAGHVEVGDWAVVGALNAVHQFVRIGAHAYIGGGTIVTQDVLPFSLTSSKRDVQAFGINKIGLQRRGFSEERISKLQQAYRTLLKSRLNTSQAVEKIKSEELSEDVQYLVDFVSKSERGIIK
- a CDS encoding GlxA family transcriptional regulator; its protein translation is MRAAWPLRYHQDGRTTGEGTEGSSTVRPRRIIFALFPGCEILDIAGPLQAFHEANACGASYEILSCGTSESVPTAQGLAMSGLLPLPEPRPDDYVLVPGYVLRDTKAPSSLTRWIRTAFDAGAQVCSVCTGTFVLGQAGLLDGRECTTHWKRVRELQERYPQAHVLSDRLFVTSGNITSSAGIASGIDMTLALIEQHYGPLVTSRVAREMVVYMRRDGHQKQESVFLDYRTHLNSGVHDVQDWISANAAKKASLVQLARMARMSSRNLTRVFREATGLSIAEFRTKVRLELARTMMNDPRLNLEAIAERCGFDSDRHLRRVWKQHFGVSPSRQRAKTLRA
- a CDS encoding haloacid dehalogenase type II — protein: MLDFSKFACLTFDCYGTLIDWESGILAALKPLLANHHREMGDEKLLELYGTMESQIQAGDYMTYRHVLQRVAQKLGARLSFPLYEGEIDTLPNSMKSWPSFPDTVEALKRLKSRYKLAIVSNTDDDLFAETAKTLQVPFDFVITAEQVRSYKPSHNNFERALERIGLPKEKVLHCAQSIYHDIVPAKALGFSTVWVNRRAGKAGGGATRPAQETPDLTVTSLKELADAAGV
- the fabZ gene encoding 3-hydroxyacyl-ACP dehydratase FabZ, producing MSDSVQSVPESTAASQNVLDINQIQQILPHRYPFLLIDRVVEIQPKQRIVAIKNVTINEPFFQGHFPGFPIMPGVLMVEAMAQAGGALLLTEVPDRDNMLMVFAGIEKARFRKPVTPGDQLRIVVEVLAWRTIAVRMEGKVYVGDKLAAEAVITCRLVPRGKAETGGEAQE
- the frr gene encoding ribosome recycling factor, whose product is MAQTMAAVPALKDTFGQVKTRMEKAVEDFRKEMASVRTGRASVHMLDGVQVDYYGTMTPLNQLANVSAPEPQMITVQPWDVSQLSAIEKAIRAGDLGLNPMNDGKLIRVPVPALTEERRKDMVKHLHKVLEEHRTAIRNVRRDGNDLIKKAMKDKKITEDEERRALDELQKLTDDEIKRMEEMSKTKEKEVMSV
- the lpxI gene encoding UDP-2,3-diacylglucosamine diphosphatase LpxI (LpxI, functionally equivalent to LpxH, replaces it in LPS biosynthesis in a minority of bacteria.); its protein translation is MAQRLGLIAGNGRFPFLVLNAAKARGMEVVVAAIKEETFPEIEREGAAAVHWMSLGELSKLIDTFKREGVSQAVMAGQVKHKQIFSSIRPDWRLAKLLLSLGTRNTDSLIGAVAKVLADEGITLMSSTALLEPLLAKTGVLTKRSPNEQELKDIEYGRDVARHVAQFDLGQTVVVAGAACVAVEAMEGTDECIERSGKLMASLKHEGDPSTLARDLVVVKVAKPNQDMRFDVPVVGVKTIEMMHAAGATCLALDAGRCLLIDGEKVIESANTHGVAILAS
- a CDS encoding GAF domain-containing protein — its product is MSANNNILDSGPELNFLHAVSTRIAAADPIHEVLDQIVEFISELVQCDSCFVYVKEGESLVLRASKNAHPAVVNTFKLRIGEGITGWVAERAEAVVLSERAFADPRYYFVNELPEDRFEAFLSMPILSRGRVVGVVNVQHRDRYDFQAREVKIISTVGHLVGAAIEVARLEEEVLSLTTKLETRKVLDRAKGILQRDLGIAEDEAYSMIQKQARQRRKTMAEISKAILLSDELRKTK
- a CDS encoding M20 family metallopeptidase, with product MSSQPSEDARIAASPLVAWLQQREREIVGTIREMVKRESPSSDKQAVDALGAWLAERFRAAGATVTMHPAVKYGDHLQADFPGEGERVLLLGHFDTVWDVGTLKTMPWREEKGRLWGPGVLDMKTGIAQMLFAVEALRAVRGHLPRPVTVLLVTDEEVGSGSSRRITERVAKDCAAVLVLEPSFGLHGALKTARKGVGAFIVTVIGVASHAGLDFEKGASAILELSRQLLKVAEFPDVEQGITVNPGVIRGGTRNNVIAAEASANIDVRITKLAQASEIEKKIRGLIAVDRRCKIMVEGGLNRPPLERTEAVARLFGIAKKAGAELGLSLDEAAVGGGSDGNFTAALEIPTLDGLGAPGEGAHAVNESVLVEQIVPRTALLARLIEEV
- a CDS encoding isochorismatase family protein, which encodes MLNSNQVPIEQSALLVIDVQDSFKVLPRWPRRNNPGFEKNVTKMIDLYREAGLPVIYFLHWDDDPGFERDNPNKKLMDFIKNRPEEPIIEKGTRNAFTSTDLSSLLLKLGVRRLAIIGIQTEQCCETTARVAGDLGYAVDFVTEATLTFPIANLDNPAEELGTDEVVERTEYALRGRFATIKTVAQLEKELKGVQRFAHAG